The genomic interval ATATAAAATAGAGAAGAGCACAATaaaatatagaagaaaaaaatgcaaccATTGCTGAGGCAGCGACAAGAGATCATTTTCAAGATAGAAGTAGCAATAATATGATAGGGAGCCCAACATTGAGAAGAACTCAGGAATTCAGGAAACGCTAAAGAACGCCCAAGCTTCATCAGGGCCAAAGTCAACAGGTTCAAAAGGAAAATCTCCAAACCTGTGCATTTCAGAGACTAAATTGGAAGAAATAAGATCTAATTCCTACAATATTAGATTTATTTTCTGAGTTCGTTATTTAAGATTTCTCAGCAAGCTGTCAATTTCATTCCATTATTACCAATCCTGTTATTCCCTTCCTTGCTGCAGAGGGCCAATAGATGTATTGGAATTCTCTTTCTATATAAACACTGATATGAATGAATAAAAGGCAGAGAAGTATTTCAACATTTATCTTTCTTTTAGGAGGTTCTTGTCCTCGAATTCAAAGGGGAAAGTACAGTGTTCATAACATAATAACAGACAAAAGTATCAGTGGAATGTGGAAGCATTGATTAAATGCAAAGACAGTAAATTTTCTTCAATCAAATAGACgaaaaattacaagttttgaGTCATGAAAAGTAGTTTAATTTTGGGAGTAAGCACTGTAGAACGAAAGGGGATTTTGCTTAAGTGTAAAAGTGAGTATATATATTGCAATTATAAGGAACAGAGGAAATTACTTAGTAAAATCAGAGATACCATTTCAACAGACATTTTCAAAGAAGGCTATTAGAGACGGAGCATATAATATGATTAACAAAAAGGGGTGAAGGGAGAGATAGAAGGACATTGAAGGAAATTACTCAGGAATCGCATGATTGATAGTATCTTTGAGAATTTGGTTTTTAACCAAACCCAATGGTGTAGTGTAATTCATGCAACAGACATCACCTAGTAAGATAAAAATATTGTGGTTTTTGTCAATGTTTGCATTACAAAACCAGTTTTGCAAGGTCTTTCTTAGTCTTGAATAAAGTGCCCCACTCTCAAGTATATCTAATAACATCTAGCATGGTGGACATGGATCTAGCCCTTTGCCTAATGCAAAATCTGATACTGCACAGCCTTGCTTGTCATCTAATAGAGAGAACTAGTGGGCAATAGGGATAAGTTTTAtgtgttttatatttaataattttcagaACATTATAACAGAAAGGGTCAATCTTAGCCTTTAAAACATTGAAGGGTAAAAAATGGGCTTACTTTACCCTCAACGGTAAGAATGCCCATTTTTAAGGAACTAAGTCTTGAAGCTATAAGTCAAAGTTCACTAAAGTTATGGCTCATTAATCTTTGAAGGAATGTTTCTACAACTGCATTCAGCATACCTTTGTAGAATAAACTCGTTCATGGGACTCATCAAGAATTATATTTGTGGCCTGGTCAAAACCTTTCAGGACTCCCTGAACAAAAAAACATAGAAATTAGAAGTTTGAGAAATGACACTTACTAAAACACAACAAACTGACAAAAGCTAATTTTGATCATATACAAAAGCATACCACTATATTCCGTCCATCATTTGTAATGACTGAAATTGTCTCTGTCAACAACCAAAAGATTCAGTAAAGGATAGCAATTACTAGCATGGTTTAAAGCATATCTCACAAATGGATGAAACAAAATTTGATGGACAATTAGTTCCCAATgcttaattaactaaaataattgtCATTGATAAGCACAGTAAATAATATAGATATGTACAGAATATAAAAcatcaaagaaaaacataaatatttatagatgGCTTACGATCTACAAGAGACTCAAGTCCAGGCCCAGCTGACATCTTGCTTTTTGGCTAGGTAACACACTCTCACACCTGTACAAGTTTTAATGTCAAAACATCAATTAAAGCAACGCAAATGTACACTGAGAACCAGCTAAAATCAGGTAGCGCAGATTGGGACTGCGGAGGTAGGACAAATGAGAGAATGGCAGAGGCATCAAACATAATACAATGGAGAACTGGAGATTAGAGAGAACAGCATGAAGAATAACTAAAAATTTTGTTTACTTCTAATCTGTTGAATTTGTTTGTTCAAGATACCATGGCACAGCCAATTGGACTTGAAATTATGGGATCAAGAAGATGGAACAAAGAGGAGATGCTACGTATGTCTGAACGTGAGCAACCTTGCAAAAAAGCATGCCACAAACTGGTGGTATATGAAAGGAAATAGATGATATTCTAGGAGAACAACTCCTTAACAGCAGCAATATAACTCCAGCTTAGGAAAAGAAACCAGGAAAAACAGAAAATGGCAATGCAGAAAAGAAGACAACAAATACAGTTACAAGACGCGAACTCTGTCCCCAAGGCAAATGCCAAACCAAATCCTCACCCAATTTCCGTTCTCCCCTTTGCTACTCTCTCCCCTACCCTGTAAACACGTCTTCCATGGACAATGATCACAGGACATCTCCTTTTTGTTGAGATACACATTAGCTGCTACATATACGAACACGTATTTCGTAATTATTGGGTTTATGTTTACCTCAATGAAAAAAGAAACCCTAAAAAATGTCAGTTAACGTGTCTAAAGTGGCACCAACTGACTACTAAATCAAACACCGTTTTTCATAACTATTAGGGAAGGGGTATCGATGAAAGAACATATTCTACACTGAATCTAATAGCGCAATCAGTTGAAGAAGCATTCTCTAGAAAGCTAAAGCAGAAACAGAGTGAAAAGGTATACAGTGAAATTGATAGATACAGCACAACGGCCCACAAAGAAAAATAGCAAGCATTCTGAGAAAAAGAAGCTTAGAATGGAAAACCTGAAATCGCGCGGCGTCGGTGGCGACAAAGAGCACGGCGGCGGACGGCGTGCGTGACGGTGGCAGGGTCTTAGGAAGGGTTTTGGTTTCGCAGTTTCCCTTTGGCAACAAACAACACGAATATTTCTTGTGAGAATAAACCCTATCATTcaatttatcttaattttaataatactccgtctatttttaattattacatcaatataatttctaattaattgtttcaaaatatatatattattaatctttTCTTCAATTCAAACTAAACTTGGAATCAAGCACTACACAAAAATTTATAACTCATGTTCAGTTTTTTCCGCTGTAAATAAAtgcatataattaatatatatatatatatatattataattagtaatattttaatatataaattatatctcGAATTTATACTTAATATGTAgtgatataattttatttttaattattgatgatattttaagtgaaattcaaaatagaatttaatttattgaaagatagaaatttttttcttaagagATTTATTCTAATTAATATATACTAGTGGGAACAGCGTATcagcatttttattttttttatttagtatttttttatttttcaaaaataatttctcttaataaaattaaaatgagaagttaaagagtatacaattaaataatagtgtgtatccgcattttttatttctctttctttaatatttttttattcttcaaaaataatttctcttaataacattaaaatgagaagttaaataGTAGGTTAATAAAATAGTGGAGAGCGATAATTAAAAGTTGCATATGGCAAAGATaatgaatgaatttatttatttacatgaaagtgaaaaggaaagagaaaagaaagtgagaagtatggtaaaaaaaggatgtgttatgtgtagtggagagaAAAAGTGGGGAGTAGGTACCTATATATGAGAGAGAAAGTGGGATATGTGGGTTATGTGGAGTGGAGAATCATAAAATCcgtttcttaaatcaattttaaaattctacaattttaataaaaaataatatcagtttaaataaaaaaaagtaacgtAACAAATCTCCACCCTCCTGCTAAAGTGATctacaaaatattacaaatatctttaatttcttatttaatagagaagaagatctttaaaacagaaaaataactAATCAATCTTTCCACTCTCtccagttaaataataacaaataaaataaattttaaaaaattattttattaattttttaaattataaaatgtccaaataaccaaaataaattaatacaataaattattaagtaaggataaaatgaaaaaaaaaattaaaaacagttaagaggggaataagaaatgacacaatgactataatacaataataaaattaaatattcatataaggataaaataggaaaaaaaaattaagagcagttaagttAAGAGGGAAATccctttatatttataatataatatataataaatataatatatatatatattaaaataagtttttatgtttacattcattatttaaaaaataaacaattaaaataatagacACCTTAAATGAGTTTCTTTTGGATATTAAAATACGGATTATCCATTATTGGAAACAATGACTAGGTAGAACAGTTAAAAATCCttaaacacaaaaaaaatataactattttttctaACATACTTTATAATTACGTATATGTTtattcactatttttttttgttttaatgaaagaaaaaaattattattattattattttaaaatgaaagcTAAAGTTTTTTTAtcgttaatattattattaaaattagatgcatgtctaaattaaaaaaaaattgtttattgaTCTGAGTATATTTAAAAGACACATAGTAATTATTTAGTGttatcattaaaatatatttttagttttttttcacTTAGTCTTAAATCCTAGAAAatcaatttgtttttctttaaaagaaaatataaatatattacattgCATGGCTATTATAACTAAATATAGCAAGGTTATGTTTGAGTATAATAAACATGCTAGGATAAAAAGGTTGCGTTTGAGTGAAATGTATATGTTAGGACAAAAGAAAGCTTTATTTCATcattaaaaaagttaattaattgGATCATATGATGAAAATTTCATAAATAGCAAATGATAATAGACTTTTCAAATACGAAAAACAActataaacatttatttataaaaatagttttttatttatttatttaacttctTGTAAAACAGGGAACTTATGTTTGAGTCAATAACTAAGTGGTAGCAAGGAGAAAACAATAATTAGATTATAGTAACCTAAGGCATAAATTAGTGAGGaagtaaatgaataaaaaaatgaaaattagatTAATTAATAGGAAAATAGGCATATAATTGAAGCATTCCACCCACTCTAAGTCCACCATACAAGGATTTGCATGTGCATAAATGaaagtttttcttcttcttataaGTGACACAATGGAATGGAAGAAAAAGAATTTGGAAGGAGAAGAAGTTTGTTAGTTTTATTTGTGTTGACTTTATATTGAGATGATATTATTAAAGTCAATTATCGTAATTGAggtattgtttgttttaaatttgGAGTTTCTTTATGATTTTGTTGTTAAAAAGCATTCCAGAGGGTTAAGGGAGAGAGTTGTAATTAAATTGTCATTGATATCGACTCTTAAGCGATGTGAAACTATTAGATGTATCGAAACAAGTCTCTCATGTGAGGGTTAAGGGAATAAGAGTTCGTCTTTGAAATCTCGTTTTGATACCAGAGATACAATATAAATGTTCAAACCTTAAGTCGATTGAGATGACATCACTAGAATCAATCACTGTATCTGAAATATTGTATGCTTTGAAGCTCAAAATTCCATcataattttgtatttcaaaaaatgtctcaaaaaattaagaatataaactatatttaaaGTGTACTTAACATCAGATACTAGATGATAAGTGATGTAAAACTATTGAAGGACCATATGTATATTTTGATTTGACATGTTGAGATCTCACTGCTCAAAATAGAAATTTCTagaaaagtatatatatttaagaattaaaaaccgttttcataaattaaaatggtGTGATACATATTTAGATTGAAAAAGGAAGCAGAAGAGTGGTTGGTGTGATAGCCCATACCATTTCTCATATAAGATGACTTGAAATTGAATACAGAAATGTGACCCTTTTGTTGAAGTCAAGGTCGAAATGAATATCGCCAAATTCCAACCAACAACTGCCTCACGTTTCACAAATCTACCTCTTATTTTGTCCCTTTGATGCAGACCACGCCTCTCAATAATCCATTTATTTCACATGCCTTTTTCTTCACACTACACAcacaaaaatactttttttggTAAAATTATATGTTTCCcaagataaatataataatgtctACACTTGTTTAGTTCTACCATACTCTCCCACATAAATAATACAATCTCCTTAAATTTTTGGTAGTGGGTGGTCCACATACCCTTCTTcctatttatttagtttttgtgCATGTTAATTTTAATATCAGTCTCAGTATATTGAAACTTTCTCCACATGACACACATTTAACGTTGTAGAAGTAGTTCAGACGTGACTGGTACTTACCAATAAATCTATTTCTTAATATATCTGTATTGTTCTTATTGTCACATTACTACCAGGATAATTACTATAAATCTTATTATCACTTCGTCAATTATTATCACGTAAGCGGTATTAACTCAACTTTGTGTTGATTGCAAAAGGTTTTaatattaatctttaaaataattttaaaagcaTATAAACAGCATCCAACCCTGAGTGACACCCAAGTGACCCATTtccatacactaagctaaaTATCCAAACACTAACAAAGTACAGAAAGTCTACATAACCAAATCAAACCCAACCAACCAAAAACCTCTTTTTCTTCCCCCAAAACTTCTCCATTCTTGAAACCTTGAAACCAAAACCATGCTTGAGGAAGCAGTGTCATCCTCTCCAACATTCTTGGGCAGCCTCTACAGCTGGTTTACCCCCACtgtcttcttcctcctcctccaactAGTCATTGGAACCATCTTCATCATCTCCAACCTTGCCAACTCCAACAAACACCATCACCAAGACCCCCATGCCCCACACCATCAACCAAATGACTTCCCACACCCCCACCTCCCTAGATCCCCTTCCCTCTTGCAAAGACTCAAATCCATCAACTTCTACCCCTCCCAAGATCCCCCACACCCCCACTTCCATGAATCTCAAACCCAAATCCAAACCCAAAACCATGAAAACCAACACTCCCCACTTGCTAGATCTCCCTCACTCCTTCAAAGACTCAAATCCATCAACCTCTACACTTACCTCCCCACCGAACCCTTCACCTCCCGACTCACTCCCCACGCCGCCGCACTCTCCCACGTGCGCCCGCCGCAGGTGGTGGAAACCGACGATGAAAAAGAGGAAGACGACGACTTTCCTCTCGCAAACGACGATTACGATTACAACCTCGGCGAGCGCGAAGAGGGTTCTTCGTTGGACGAGATTTACAGCAAGCTCCAGCAGCAGGGGCAAGATGGTCATTTCACCAGGACGCACTCCGACACCAAGCCGTCTTCCGGCGAGGTTCCCGTGAAGCTTCCGAGGAAGATGAGGAAGTCGGCGAGCAGCAAGTCGGCGTTCGCGCACTTCAAGGAGGAGGACATTGTGGAGAACCGCCGCCCGGCCACCGCGAAGGAGGCGAAGGTGGGCGGCGCCGCCGTTGACGACGACGAGGTGGACGCGAAGGCCGACGACTTCATCAACAAGTTCAAGCAGCAGCTCAAACTGCAGAGGCTGGATTCCATCATGAGGTACAAGGAAATGATTGGTAGAGGATCTGCCaaataattaacaataattgcttctttttattataatagtaattttaattttgttacatTTTCTCTagtgtaatatttttttgttaatttttaattagcTGTAAAATTAgtaagtcttttttttttctcttttttgaaTTGGTTATGTTGATTTTCAGGGTTTTGGATTTTGAGAGTACTGCATTATGTTGAtgaatttgtttctatttattttgcaCACAACATTGTAGTTTGTAATATGTTGTTATTGTTCCACTAGATTGTTGGGGTTTGAATTCCATATTTGACTTTGCTCAATAATTTATGGAGAATCCAGCTTAGATTAATAGCATGAACATGTGGGAACCTTGAGAATCGATTTTGCCTC from Phaseolus vulgaris cultivar G19833 chromosome 1, P. vulgaris v2.0, whole genome shotgun sequence carries:
- the LOC137816643 gene encoding pathogen-associated molecular patterns-induced protein A70, giving the protein MLEEAVSSSPTFLGSLYSWFTPTVFFLLLQLVIGTIFIISNLANSNKHHHQDPHAPHHQPNDFPHPHLPRSPSLLQRLKSINFYPSQDPPHPHFHESQTQIQTQNHENQHSPLARSPSLLQRLKSINLYTYLPTEPFTSRLTPHAAALSHVRPPQVVETDDEKEEDDDFPLANDDYDYNLGEREEGSSLDEIYSKLQQQGQDGHFTRTHSDTKPSSGEVPVKLPRKMRKSASSKSAFAHFKEEDIVENRRPATAKEAKVGGAAVDDDEVDAKADDFINKFKQQLKLQRLDSIMRYKEMIGRGSAK
- the LOC137816637 gene encoding sm-like protein LSM8; translation: MSAGPGLESLVDQTISVITNDGRNIVGVLKGFDQATNIILDESHERVYSTKEGVQQLVLGLYIIRGDNISVVGELDEDLDSSLDLSKLRAHPLKPVIH